One region of Juglans regia cultivar Chandler chromosome 4, Walnut 2.0, whole genome shotgun sequence genomic DNA includes:
- the LOC109005145 gene encoding uncharacterized protein LOC109005145, which yields MQTGEHPQHSQQLVLHNSGSMSFSSNFSREDEEMSRSALSTFRAKEEEIEKKKMEVREKVQAHLGRVEEETKRLATIREELEALGDPTRKEVASVRKKIDAVNKELKPLGHSCQKKEKEYKDALEAYNEKNREKVQLITRLMELVSESERLRMKKLEELSKNIDSLQ from the exons ATGCAGACAGGCGAGCATCCTCAACACTCGCAACAGTTAGTGCTGCACAACTCAGGAAGCATGAGTTTCAGCAGCAACTTCTCCAGAGAAGACGAGGAGATGTCAAGATCGGCTCTCTCTACGTTCCGGGCCAAGGAggaagagattgagaagaagaagatggaggtCAGAGAGAAGGTTCAAGCGCATTTGGGCCGCGTTGAAGAAGAAACCAAGCGTTTGGCCACGATTCGTGAG GAGCTTGAAGCGCTAGGCGATCCAACGAGGAAAGAAGTTGCATCAGTCCGTAAGAAGATTGATGCAGTGAACAAAGAACTAAAGCCATTGGGGCATTCTTGCCAGAAGAAG GAGAAAGAATACAAAGATGCTCTTGAGGCTTACAATGAAAAGAACAGGGAAAAAGTACAACTCATAACCAGGTTAATGGAG CTGGTGAGTGAAAGTGAGAGGCTGAGGATGAAGAAGCTGGAGGAGCTGAGCAAGAACATTGATTCATTACAGTGA
- the LOC109005146 gene encoding uncharacterized protein LOC109005146, which produces MMAQKNLHDLLKEDQEPFLLKNYITDRRCQLGRPSPKTQLQVKKRKPISETPSFPGNFRKNVCFLSFHDSPDLRNDRKSPMFDFSSPAKSPCRSPNAILLHIPARTAALLLEAALRIQKQSSATKPKTQNKNPAFGLFGSILKRLTHRSRKREIEGDEGNVSVKDILMWDSSVGRRRTCNESLKKMQKKIVAEGDESASKINACETNHSCSCNSRPSSAFWSESNEDRSLDMDFSSSSQSVDSEVLELLSRRREDTDFYCCEKRFCESSFRFVLHRSPSSGRRTPEFTSPTASPIHHKTEEKETSCGSNFEEEEDKEQCSPVSVLDPPFEDDDRHEDEEDVDENGDDSFDDECSSSSYAIVQRAKQKLLLKLRRFEKLAGLDPIELEKIMLEEEDEDDDDSDHNADDLEEEDKCEYVLEISDREKNVESFVMEVIGKSRFQNSLQISQDMKRLVSDLIAEEGREQSVFDNDGEELVNRVCKRLEAWKEVESNTINMMVEQDLRRGLDGWKRNQEQVGETALEIEMAIFELLVQEVFEELVSLGGK; this is translated from the exons ATGATGGCTCAAAAGAACTTACACGACCTACTGAAAGAAGATCAAGAACCATTCCTTCTCAAGAACTACATTACCGACAGACGCTGCCAGCTCGGAAGGCCCTCACCCAAGACCCAGTTACAAGTCAAGAAACGAAAACCCATCTCCGAGACCCCAAGCTTTCCAGGAAACTTTCGGAAAAACGTTTGCTTTTTGTCCTTCCACGACTCCCCGGACCTCAGGAATGACAGGAAATCCCCAATGTTCGATTTTTCATCTCCCGCAAAAAGCCCCTGCAGAAGCCCAAATGCCATTCTCCTTCACATTCCTGCAAGAACCGCGGCTCTTCTTCTAGAAGCTGCTCTCAGAATTCAGAAACAATCATCAGcaacaaaacccaaaacccaaaacaaaaacccGGCCTTTGGTTTGTTTGGGTCAATATTAAAGAGATTAACCCATCGGAGCCGAAAGCGCGAGATCGAAGGCGATGAGGGAAACGTATCAGTGAAGGACATTCTGATGTGGGATTCTTCGGTTGGGCGCAGAAGAACTTGCAATGAAAGCCtgaaaaaaatgcagaaaaaaataGTGGCCGAGGGTGACGAAAGTGCGTCTAAGATAAATGCTTGTGAGACAAACCATTCTTGTTCATGTAATAGTAGGCCTAGTAGTGCTTTTTGGTCCGAAAGCAATGAGGACAGGTCTCTGGATATGGATTTCTCTAGCAGTAGCCAATCCGTAGACTCTGAAGTACTCGAATTGTTATCCAGACGGAGAGAAGATACGGATTTCTATTGCTGTGAAAAGCGCTTTTGCGAAAGCTCTTTCCGTTTCGTGCTACATAGGAGCCCGTCTTCTGGTCGCCGGACGCCGGAGTTCACGTCGCCGACGGCGTCCCCTATTCACCACAAAACTGAG GAAAAAGAGACTAGTTGTGGCTCAAATTTCGAAGAAGAGGAAGATAAGGAACAGTGCAGCCCTGTATCTGTGTTGGACCCTCCATTCGAGGACGATGATCGACATGAAGATGAGGAGGATGTGGACGAGAACGGGGACGACAGTTTTGATGATGAATGCAGCAGCAGTAGCTATGCCATTGTACAGA GAGCAAAGCAAAAGTTATTGCTCAAGCTTCGAAGATTTGAGAAATTGGCAGGATTAGATCCAATTGAGCTTGAGAAAATAatgttagaagaagaagatgaagatgatgatgacagTGATCACAATGCAGACGACTTAGAGGAAGAAGATAAATGTGAATATGTGCTAGAAATATCAGATCGAGAAAAGAATGTCGAGTCATTTGTTATGGAAGTCATTGGCAAATCACGCTTCCAGAATTCACTGCAAATCTCACAGGACATGAAGAGATTGGTTTCAGATCTCATTGCTGAGGAGGGAAGAGAACAGAGTGTCTTTGATAACGATGGAGAAGAGTTGGTGAATAGGGTTTGCAAGAGGTTGGAAGCGTGGAAGGAGGTAGAATCGAACACCATTAACATGATGGTAGAGCAAGATCTTAGAAGAGGGCTTGATGGGTGGAAGAGAAATCAGGAGCAGGTCGGAGAGACAGCACTTGAGATTGAGATGGCTATCTTTGAACTGCTGGTTCAGGAAGTGTTCGAGGAACTAGTTTCTCTTGGAGGAAAATGA